A genomic region of Acidobacteriota bacterium contains the following coding sequences:
- a CDS encoding radical SAM protein, with protein sequence MRNMEEAPPSLPLRHLDTLWFQVAGTLCNLRCSHCFISCSPDNHTLELMEAPRIFRYLDDARRMGVKEVYFTGGEPFIHRSFLAILESALQDFPVSVLTNGVLIDEAKADRLRRIADGSRFSLEIRISIDDYEETRNDAIRGKGTFRKALEAYKLLYDRQFLPILTVTEMRDYLSPQGEERDLHGRYVKLLRSVGVDRPRIKVIPIFEMGMLPAPAEQRPVTPEMLRELDPDTLQCSSSRIVAHDGVYACPILVGEPEARLADDLEGGLRDCSLYHSSCQTCYVTGMTCKNF encoded by the coding sequence ATGAGAAACATGGAGGAGGCGCCCCCCTCACTGCCGCTGCGGCACCTGGACACGCTCTGGTTCCAGGTCGCGGGGACGCTCTGCAACCTGCGCTGCAGCCACTGCTTCATCAGTTGTTCCCCGGACAACCACACGCTGGAGTTGATGGAAGCTCCCCGCATCTTCCGCTACCTGGACGACGCGCGGAGAATGGGGGTGAAGGAGGTCTACTTCACCGGCGGCGAGCCCTTCATTCACCGGTCCTTCCTGGCCATACTCGAATCGGCACTCCAGGATTTCCCGGTCTCCGTGCTGACCAACGGCGTCCTTATTGACGAGGCGAAAGCGGACCGCCTGCGCCGGATCGCCGACGGCTCCCGTTTCTCCCTCGAGATCCGCATCAGCATCGACGACTACGAAGAGACGCGAAACGACGCCATTCGCGGCAAGGGGACGTTTCGCAAGGCTCTGGAAGCGTACAAGCTGCTTTATGACCGCCAATTCCTCCCCATCCTCACGGTCACCGAGATGAGGGACTACCTGAGCCCGCAGGGGGAAGAGCGAGACCTTCACGGCCGCTACGTGAAGCTGCTCCGGTCCGTCGGCGTCGACCGGCCCCGGATCAAGGTCATCCCCATCTTCGAAATGGGAATGCTGCCGGCGCCCGCCGAGCAACGCCCCGTGACGCCGGAGATGCTTCGCGAACTGGACCCGGACACACTGCAATGCTCCTCTTCGCGAATCGTGGCTCACGACGGAGTCTATGCCTGCCCCATCCTGGTGGGCGAGCCGGAGGCCCGATTGGCGGATGACCTGGAGGGAGGCCTCCGGGACTGTTCCCTTTATCATTCTTCCTGCCAAACGTGCTACGTCACCGGCATGACCTGCAAGAACTTCTGA
- a CDS encoding LutB/LldF family L-lactate oxidation iron-sulfur protein gives MQLRIRPNTSAVLSDATLQANLKPALEKSLLSRDRAVAEVSNWEELRQHAHDVKAHTLSRLDHYLQELERKVMAQGGKVVWADTGAEALEFIVGLLQEREIKKVAKSKTMLGEEIHLNEELEKAQFDPVETDLGEYIIQLSRETPFHIVTPALHKSKEEVVELFGRELEMPPTDDVEAITATARAVLRRHFLTAGAGITGVNFGVAETGTLVVVENEGNVRLCASLPEVHIAIMGIEKVIPRARDLAVFLKLLSRSATGQKSTSYVNFINGPRREGEWDGPREFYLVLVDNGRSRILADPELRQTLACIRCGACLNVCPVYQRIGGHAYGSTYQGPIGAILTPQLTSAEEAPEHPFASSLCGACYETCPVKIEIPHILLKLRERVQRSRQRLARHLPLEAWAMQFWAWAMSSPGRYGFLGKLVRRVQPYFVREGRMRVPMPPFSGWDRYRDLPPLPEKSFREQFHALDKEEK, from the coding sequence ATGCAGCTCAGGATCCGGCCCAACACCTCGGCGGTGTTGTCCGACGCCACCCTCCAGGCCAACCTGAAACCGGCACTGGAAAAGTCGCTCCTGTCCCGGGACCGCGCCGTCGCGGAGGTCTCCAACTGGGAGGAGCTCCGTCAGCATGCCCACGACGTCAAGGCTCATACCCTCTCCCGCCTCGACCACTATCTGCAGGAGCTGGAGCGGAAGGTCATGGCTCAGGGCGGCAAGGTGGTCTGGGCCGACACCGGAGCCGAGGCGCTGGAGTTCATCGTGGGTCTGCTCCAGGAGCGCGAGATCAAGAAGGTGGCCAAGAGCAAGACCATGCTGGGAGAGGAGATCCATCTCAACGAAGAGTTGGAGAAGGCCCAGTTCGACCCGGTGGAGACGGACCTGGGCGAGTACATCATCCAGCTCTCCCGGGAGACGCCCTTTCACATCGTGACTCCGGCCCTGCACAAGTCGAAGGAGGAAGTGGTCGAGCTCTTCGGCCGCGAGTTGGAAATGCCTCCCACCGACGACGTGGAGGCGATCACAGCCACGGCGAGAGCCGTCCTGAGACGCCATTTCCTGACGGCCGGCGCAGGGATCACCGGCGTGAATTTCGGCGTCGCCGAAACCGGAACGCTGGTGGTGGTGGAAAACGAAGGGAACGTTCGCCTCTGCGCCTCCCTGCCGGAGGTGCACATCGCCATCATGGGGATCGAGAAGGTGATTCCCCGGGCCCGCGACCTGGCGGTGTTCCTGAAGCTCCTCTCCCGGAGCGCCACCGGGCAAAAGAGCACCAGCTACGTCAATTTCATCAACGGCCCCCGCCGGGAGGGAGAGTGGGACGGCCCGCGGGAATTCTACCTGGTGCTGGTGGACAACGGCCGGAGCCGGATTCTGGCCGACCCGGAATTGAGGCAGACGCTGGCCTGCATCCGTTGCGGCGCCTGCCTTAACGTCTGCCCCGTGTACCAGCGGATCGGCGGACACGCTTACGGGTCCACGTATCAGGGGCCGATCGGCGCCATTTTGACTCCCCAACTGACCTCGGCGGAGGAGGCGCCCGAACATCCCTTCGCATCCTCGCTCTGCGGCGCCTGCTACGAGACCTGTCCGGTCAAGATCGAGATTCCGCACATCCTGCTGAAGCTGCGGGAACGGGTCCAGCGGAGCCGGCAGCGCCTGGCCCGGCATCTGCCGCTGGAGGCCTGGGCCATGCAGTTCTGGGCCTGGGCCATGAGCTCTCCCGGCCGGTATGGATTCCTGGGCAAGCTGGTGCGCCGGGTGCAGCCCTACTTCGTGCGCGAGGGGCGAATGCGGGTGCCGATGCCCCCTTTCAGCGGGTGGGACCGGTACCGGGATCTGCCGCCGCTTCCTGAAAAGAGTTTCCGGGAGCAGTTCCATGCGCTCGACAAGGAGGAGAAGTGA
- a CDS encoding 7-cyano-7-deazaguanine synthase — MTDRTAVLVSGGLDSCVMLVMLTRPAQWVSPVYVKCGLVWESEELARLDAFLQAVAHPRIDPVQVLDLPMSDVYGGLWHSSGAGIPGYHEPDERWEIPGRNLVLLVKAAVWCRLNSVGRIALGILGTNPFSDATPEFFEGLERTLSRGLDFPLRLLRPLAGMSKAEVIRLGRDLPLELTLSCAESRGGVHCGVCGKCKERIDAFAESGVPDPTAYAAPPPA, encoded by the coding sequence ATGACTGATCGAACCGCTGTCCTGGTGAGCGGCGGACTGGACAGTTGCGTGATGCTGGTCATGCTGACCCGGCCGGCTCAATGGGTCAGTCCCGTCTACGTCAAATGCGGCCTGGTCTGGGAAAGCGAGGAGCTGGCGCGTCTGGACGCTTTCCTGCAAGCCGTGGCTCATCCTCGAATCGACCCGGTTCAGGTTCTGGATCTGCCCATGAGCGACGTCTACGGCGGGTTGTGGCACAGCTCCGGCGCCGGGATTCCCGGCTACCATGAGCCGGACGAGCGGTGGGAGATTCCGGGGAGGAACCTGGTTCTCCTGGTCAAGGCGGCGGTGTGGTGCCGCCTCAACTCCGTGGGCAGGATTGCTCTGGGTATTCTGGGCACCAATCCCTTCTCCGACGCCACACCCGAGTTCTTCGAGGGCCTGGAACGCACGCTGAGCCGCGGCCTGGATTTTCCGCTGCGTCTCCTGCGGCCCCTCGCGGGCATGTCCAAAGCCGAAGTGATCCGGTTGGGCCGGGATCTGCCGCTGGAGTTGACTCTCAGTTGCGCCGAGTCGCGGGGCGGAGTGCACTGCGGCGTCTGCGGGAAGTGCAAGGAACGCATCGACGCCTTTGCCGAATCAGGGGTGCCCGATCCTACGGCCTACGCCGCTCCCCCGCCGGCTTGA
- a CDS encoding metallophosphoesterase family protein produces MNKNYRRVALFGGVYNNYLALGELMRECRASRVDAIFCLGDMGAFGPHPDRSFPLLRSGGIQSIAGNYDVSLAQGNEDCGCGYTDPSDNHFARISYDYTFRNTSRENKKWLGTLPSSLSFGLGPLKVRLCHGSPRQINEFLWDSTSPDHLLSGFLDSAGADVLCCTHTGLKWHRELPGRKHFFNVGVIGRPENDGRTNVWYTVLEFDGHGFRHEFRPLRYDHRRLAREMRDEGLPEEFVETARTGWWTTCLEIMPSRERRSGRF; encoded by the coding sequence ATGAACAAGAACTATCGTAGGGTCGCCCTCTTCGGAGGCGTCTACAACAACTACCTGGCGCTCGGCGAACTGATGCGGGAATGCCGCGCGTCCCGCGTCGACGCCATCTTCTGCCTGGGCGACATGGGGGCCTTCGGACCCCATCCGGACCGGTCCTTTCCGCTTCTGCGGTCCGGCGGGATCCAGAGCATCGCGGGAAACTACGACGTGTCGCTGGCGCAGGGCAATGAGGACTGCGGCTGCGGCTACACCGACCCCTCCGACAACCATTTCGCCCGCATCAGCTACGACTACACTTTCCGGAACACCTCCCGGGAGAACAAGAAGTGGCTGGGAACGCTCCCGTCCAGCCTCTCCTTCGGACTGGGCCCGCTGAAGGTCCGCCTCTGCCACGGATCGCCCCGCCAGATCAACGAGTTCCTGTGGGACAGCACGTCGCCCGACCATCTGCTCTCCGGTTTTCTGGACAGCGCCGGAGCGGATGTCCTCTGCTGCACCCATACGGGATTGAAGTGGCACCGGGAGTTGCCCGGCCGCAAGCATTTCTTCAACGTCGGGGTCATCGGCCGCCCCGAGAACGACGGACGCACCAACGTCTGGTACACCGTCCTGGAATTCGACGGCCACGGTTTTCGGCACGAATTCCGGCCGCTCCGATACGATCACCGGCGGCTGGCCCGGGAGATGCGCGACGAAGGGCTGCCGGAGGAATTCGTGGAGACCGCCCGGACGGGATGGTGGACCACCTGCCTGGAAATCATGCCCTCCAGGGAACGGCGAAGCGGAAGATTCTAG
- a CDS encoding 6-carboxytetrahydropterin synthase has translation MSRSGEKMAAGRHTIVKRLHFCYGHRLLDYDGKCAHAHGHNGVLEIELSSRELDHRGMVYDFGDVKKEVARFIDGQLDHRMLLREDDPLIEALRKVGESPFVMKANPTAENIAKLIFHEARASRLPVKAVRLWETHDAYAEYRGDD, from the coding sequence ATGAGCCGGAGTGGCGAGAAGATGGCTGCGGGCCGGCACACCATCGTCAAGCGGCTGCACTTTTGCTACGGACACCGGCTGTTGGATTACGACGGCAAGTGCGCCCACGCCCATGGACACAATGGAGTCCTGGAAATCGAGCTCTCCAGCCGCGAGTTGGACCATCGGGGCATGGTCTACGACTTCGGAGACGTGAAGAAAGAAGTCGCGCGCTTCATCGACGGGCAGTTGGATCATCGGATGCTTCTGCGGGAGGACGATCCCCTCATCGAAGCGTTGCGCAAGGTGGGGGAGAGCCCCTTCGTGATGAAGGCGAATCCCACCGCCGAGAACATCGCCAAGCTCATTTTCCACGAAGCCCGGGCGAGCCGCCTGCCGGTGAAGGCGGTTCGGCTCTGGGAAACGCATGACGCCTACGCCGAGTATCGCGGGGATGACTGA
- a CDS encoding LUD domain-containing protein gives MSRPRILQKVRSACGAGAPVPLPAGYPEAPRFQDPVEVFRRELEAVGGVFLDARNRSPAEVLSQVLEQTGHTEVFWEEEKIFIKHGLPYRLRLPESFSTPNLVFSYHYQGRVRLPITLAAHSIELDRLAAIPVSASSAAFGIAETGTVVQTVGPGRGRLLNVLPETHIVFLAHGDLLSNMDQLFERIRPGEKGSALTLVTGPSRTADIGKVLVKGMHGPRRWFVILTEGGG, from the coding sequence GTGAGCCGCCCGCGGATCCTGCAGAAGGTTCGTTCGGCCTGCGGCGCCGGCGCGCCGGTTCCGTTGCCGGCCGGATATCCCGAGGCCCCCAGGTTCCAGGATCCGGTGGAGGTCTTCCGCCGGGAATTGGAGGCGGTCGGAGGCGTGTTTCTGGATGCCCGGAACCGGAGCCCGGCGGAGGTGCTCTCCCAGGTCCTGGAGCAGACGGGGCATACCGAGGTCTTCTGGGAAGAAGAGAAGATCTTCATCAAGCACGGCTTGCCCTACAGGCTGCGCCTGCCTGAGTCATTCTCCACCCCCAACCTGGTCTTCAGCTACCACTACCAGGGACGGGTCCGGCTCCCCATCACGCTGGCGGCCCACTCCATCGAGCTGGACCGGTTGGCCGCGATTCCCGTCTCCGCCTCCAGTGCCGCATTCGGCATCGCCGAGACCGGAACCGTCGTGCAGACGGTCGGGCCTGGCCGCGGACGGCTGCTCAACGTTCTTCCAGAGACCCACATCGTGTTTCTGGCGCATGGGGACCTTCTCTCCAACATGGATCAGCTCTTCGAAAGGATTCGGCCCGGAGAGAAGGGAAGCGCGCTCACCCTGGTCACGGGGCCGAGCCGGACCGCGGACATCGGAAAAGTGCTGGTCAAGGGGATGCACGGTCCCCGAAGGTGGTTCGTGATCCTGACGGAGGGTGGCGGATGA